One Kitasatospora sp. NBC_01266 genomic window carries:
- a CDS encoding phage tail tape measure protein: MPSLPPVFIEFLGSSKGVQMAMADAKVAMAEADEEGAGAFEKTGMLGAAAIAGLGLAAGEAAKKTVEMAADFDSQMTRVQTGAGEAAGNMKLVSAGVLSMAGQVGQSTEQLTSGLYTVESAGYHGSAALDVLKNSAEGAKVGAADLGTVADATTTAMNAYKMGADQSAQAVNALIATEGEGKTTLEALSGAMATVLPTAATAKVGLTEVLGAMATMTAQGTPAADAATYLRQTIAQLSNPSGKAAQEMQSLGLNSVQVAQNLGKNGLASTLEELTDAIQKKMGPAGTVLIQHLQDAAKDSTAYQKVLANLPPAQQTYIGALADMVGGTKAMQGALELTGPHLQDFKDNTAGIAQHVKEGGNQIEGWSAVQATLNQRLAEAKASAQALMIQIGQYLMPVVQAIVGAVANSAGWMTQHAGAAKVLAAVIGGVLLFALAALTAQLYAMAAAAAVNPVTWIILGVVALVAAIVALVVNWRSVWGEVKDIAEDVAHVAVAAWDWVGAETFRLWNDVSGAVVDTWHDITGFFSTAWHDVADPVVHGWDQLVQGTEERWHELSSAVVGVWHDITGFFSQAAHDVEAPVVDTWDRITDFFKKWWPLLLLIFLPPIGILLAIWNHFHQDIEDTAKRVWNDITGFFIANWNTTERLAEDAWNGIRDYIVHPVEDAWNWLVSTWNAGVSWLDGVWHGIENDASVAWAHIHSAIIDPVEDAWNWMVRTWNAGVSWLDGVWHGIENETSVIWAHIRSAIIDPVEDAWHSVTQTGGKIGDALDDAFTTAKNDVVGVLRDFENFGSDIVNGIVKGISGAAHFVTDKLKDLANDALKDAKSFLGIASPSRVMADEVGKWIPHGIAQGIAEHADVAHAAVGALTGALTAQPIGVPALAGGGIGASGQAGTGAVLEVTAPLIIQLDSDVLYKGLQKMALRYDRRNARPGLIRTATT; encoded by the coding sequence ATGCCTTCTCTGCCTCCCGTCTTCATCGAGTTCCTGGGGTCCAGCAAGGGCGTCCAGATGGCCATGGCGGACGCCAAGGTCGCCATGGCCGAGGCCGACGAGGAAGGCGCTGGCGCGTTCGAGAAGACCGGGATGCTCGGCGCCGCCGCAATCGCCGGCCTGGGCCTGGCCGCCGGTGAGGCGGCGAAGAAGACGGTCGAGATGGCCGCCGACTTCGACAGCCAGATGACCCGGGTCCAGACCGGCGCTGGCGAGGCCGCGGGCAACATGAAGCTGGTGTCGGCCGGGGTGCTATCCATGGCCGGCCAGGTCGGCCAGTCCACCGAGCAACTTACCTCCGGGCTCTACACAGTGGAGTCCGCCGGGTACCACGGCTCCGCCGCCCTCGACGTCCTCAAGAACTCGGCCGAGGGCGCGAAGGTCGGCGCCGCGGATCTGGGCACGGTCGCGGACGCGACGACGACCGCGATGAACGCCTACAAGATGGGCGCCGACCAGTCCGCCCAGGCCGTCAACGCGCTGATCGCCACCGAGGGCGAGGGCAAGACCACGCTGGAGGCCCTGTCGGGGGCCATGGCCACGGTGCTGCCCACCGCAGCCACCGCCAAGGTCGGGCTGACCGAGGTGCTCGGCGCGATGGCGACCATGACCGCCCAGGGCACCCCGGCGGCCGATGCGGCGACCTACCTGCGCCAGACCATCGCCCAGCTGTCCAACCCGAGCGGCAAGGCCGCCCAGGAAATGCAGTCACTGGGCCTCAACTCGGTCCAGGTCGCCCAGAACCTCGGCAAGAACGGCTTGGCCAGCACCCTCGAAGAGCTGACCGACGCGATCCAGAAGAAGATGGGCCCGGCCGGCACCGTCCTCATCCAGCACCTCCAGGATGCCGCGAAGGACAGCACGGCCTACCAGAAGGTCCTCGCGAACCTTCCGCCCGCCCAGCAGACCTACATCGGTGCGCTCGCCGACATGGTCGGCGGCACCAAGGCCATGCAGGGCGCCCTGGAGCTGACCGGCCCCCACCTGCAGGACTTCAAGGACAACACCGCCGGGATCGCCCAGCACGTCAAAGAGGGCGGCAACCAGATCGAGGGCTGGTCGGCGGTCCAGGCCACCCTCAACCAGCGGCTGGCCGAGGCCAAGGCCAGCGCGCAGGCGCTGATGATCCAGATCGGCCAGTACCTGATGCCGGTGGTGCAGGCCATCGTCGGCGCGGTCGCGAACTCAGCGGGCTGGATGACCCAGCACGCCGGCGCGGCGAAAGTGCTGGCCGCGGTGATCGGCGGTGTGCTGCTCTTCGCGCTGGCCGCCCTCACCGCCCAGCTCTACGCCATGGCGGCCGCCGCCGCCGTCAACCCGGTCACCTGGATCATCCTGGGCGTGGTCGCCCTGGTGGCCGCGATCGTCGCCCTGGTCGTCAACTGGCGCTCGGTGTGGGGCGAGGTCAAGGACATCGCCGAGGACGTCGCCCACGTGGCGGTGGCTGCCTGGGACTGGGTAGGTGCAGAAACGTTCCGCCTCTGGAACGACGTATCCGGTGCCGTGGTGGACACCTGGCACGACATCACCGGCTTCTTCAGCACGGCCTGGCACGACGTGGCCGATCCGGTCGTCCACGGCTGGGACCAGCTCGTGCAGGGCACCGAGGAGCGCTGGCACGAGCTCAGCTCAGCGGTCGTCGGTGTCTGGCACGACATCACCGGCTTCTTCTCGCAGGCCGCGCACGACGTCGAGGCACCGGTGGTCGATACGTGGGACAGGATCACCGACTTCTTCAAGAAATGGTGGCCCTTGTTGTTGCTGATCTTCCTGCCGCCGATCGGCATCCTCCTCGCGATCTGGAACCACTTCCACCAGGACATCGAGGACACCGCCAAACGCGTCTGGAACGACATCACCGGCTTCTTCATCGCCAACTGGAACACGACCGAGCGCCTGGCCGAGGATGCCTGGAACGGCATCCGGGACTACATCGTCCACCCCGTCGAGGACGCCTGGAACTGGCTCGTCAGCACCTGGAACGCCGGGGTGTCGTGGCTGGACGGGGTCTGGCACGGCATCGAGAACGACGCATCCGTGGCCTGGGCGCACATCCACTCCGCGATCATCGACCCCGTCGAGGACGCCTGGAACTGGATGGTCCGCACCTGGAACGCCGGGGTGTCGTGGCTGGACGGGGTCTGGCACGGCATCGAGAACGAGACCTCGGTGATCTGGGCGCACATCCGCTCCGCGATCATCGACCCCGTCGAGGACGCCTGGCACAGCGTCACCCAGACAGGCGGCAAGATCGGCGACGCCCTTGACGACGCCTTCACCACGGCGAAGAACGACGTCGTCGGCGTGCTGCGGGACTTCGAGAACTTCGGCTCCGACATCGTCAACGGCATCGTCAAGGGGATCTCCGGCGCGGCGCACTTCGTGACGGACAAGCTGAAGGACCTGGCCAACGACGCCCTGAAGGACGCCAAGAGCTTCCTTGGGATCGCCAGCCCCTCCAGGGTCATGGCCGACGAGGTCGGCAAGTGGATCCCCCACGGCATCGCGCAGGGCATCGCCGAGCACGCCGACGTCGCGCACGCCGCCGTCGGGGCGCTCACCGGCGCGCTGACCGCCCAGCCGATCGGCGTACCCGCCCTCGCCGGTGGCGGCATCGGCGCCAGCGGCCAGGCCGGCACCGGCGCGGTACTTGAGGTCACCGCACCGCTGATCATCCAGCTCGACTCCGACGTGCTCTACAAGGGCCTGCAGAAGATGGCGCTGCGCTACGACCGGCGCAACGCCCGCCCCGGACTGATCCGCACCGCGACCACCTGA